In a single window of the Bacteroidota bacterium genome:
- a CDS encoding STAS domain-containing protein: MSFTYLLVSKEPYLSYSLYGDLIDRNQAQEFLDNVYALMEEGKNNVAIELSELRYMNSTGLNVLINILTRARKSGGELVICAVPRKIQELLLVTKLNSVFTVTETAEEAAAKFKS; encoded by the coding sequence ATGAGCTTCACTTATCTACTGGTAAGCAAAGAACCTTACCTCTCCTACTCACTCTACGGCGATCTCATCGACCGGAACCAGGCACAGGAATTCCTCGACAACGTTTACGCGTTGATGGAAGAAGGAAAGAATAATGTTGCGATTGAACTTTCCGAATTGCGCTACATGAACAGCACAGGACTGAATGTACTCATCAACATTCTCACTCGGGCGCGCAAAAGCGGCGGAGAACTTGTGATCTGCGCTGTGCCCCGCAAGATCCAGGAATTATTGCTCGTCACTAAACTCAATTCCGTTTTTACGGTTACGGAAACAGCAGAAGAAGCTGCGGCCAAATTCAAATCATAA